In Frondihabitans sp. PAMC 28766, a genomic segment contains:
- the otsB gene encoding trehalose-phosphatase, with translation MSETAAERAETAMADALGLIATTPHLLVALDFDGTLSQTVDSPQKARALPEAQAAVLRLATTAHTSVALVSGRSMESLVEVAQVPDMVLLVGSHGVEYRVDGASDVQLTAAETEMRGLVHTILDEVAAPYASVHVEEKPAGFALHTRLATDDETSAVLASARSRIEAETTGVTERVGKDVLEFAVRSDTKGDAVKHLRSLTGATAVFFAGDDVTDEDGFLALAPGDFGLKVGPGETAAAFRVAGPPEIAHVLDDLVELREHLGRA, from the coding sequence GTGAGCGAGACCGCCGCCGAGCGCGCCGAGACCGCCATGGCCGACGCCCTCGGCCTGATCGCCACCACCCCGCACCTGCTGGTCGCCCTCGACTTCGACGGCACGCTCTCGCAGACCGTCGACTCGCCGCAGAAGGCACGGGCGCTGCCCGAAGCGCAGGCGGCCGTCCTCCGTCTGGCGACGACGGCCCACACGTCGGTCGCGCTCGTCTCGGGTCGCTCGATGGAGAGCCTCGTCGAGGTCGCGCAGGTGCCCGACATGGTGCTGCTCGTCGGTTCGCACGGCGTCGAATACCGTGTCGACGGGGCATCGGACGTGCAGCTGACTGCCGCCGAGACGGAAATGCGCGGTCTGGTCCACACGATCCTCGACGAGGTCGCGGCGCCGTACGCCTCCGTGCACGTCGAAGAGAAACCCGCCGGCTTCGCCCTGCACACGCGGCTTGCCACCGACGACGAGACGTCGGCCGTGCTCGCCTCCGCGCGGAGTCGCATCGAGGCGGAGACGACTGGCGTCACCGAGCGTGTCGGCAAAGACGTGCTCGAGTTCGCCGTCCGCTCGGACACGAAGGGCGACGCGGTGAAGCACCTGCGCTCGCTCACCGGGGCCACTGCCGTGTTCTTCGCCGGAGACGACGTCACCGACGAGGACGGCTTCCTGGCGCTCGCCCCCGGCGACTTCGGCCTGAAGGTCGGCCCGGGCGAGACCGCCGCAGCCTTCCGGGTGGCGGGGCCGCCCGAGATCGCCCACGTGCTCGACGACCTCGTCGAGCTGCGCGAGCACCTGGGTCGCGCCTAA